From one Shewanella sp. GD04112 genomic stretch:
- the ilvG gene encoding acetolactate synthase 2 catalytic subunit translates to MEPGQMIRGADAVIKVLAAHGVTTVFGYPGGAIMPIYDALYGSPVEHLLSRHEQGAAFAAVGYARASGKTGVCFATSGPGATNLITSLADALLDSVPVVAITGQVSTAVIGTDAFQEIDVLGMSLSCTKHSFMVTDVNDLIPTLYQAFEIAASGRPGPVLVDIPKDIQIAQLEYRTPLLAVTNEPQASVSEIEAARALLAAAKQPMLYVGGGVGMAGAVDQLREFIKATGMPSVATLKGLGSIAHGTPGYLGMLGMHGGKAANLAVQDCDLLVVAGARFDDRVTGRLATFANKAKVIHLDIDAAELGKLRQPDVAIAGDLRQIFPALAMALNITPWQAEVEHLARKHQWDYQHPGSLIYAPAMLRRLANKLPEDSVVCCDVGQHQMWVAQHMWFRRPEDHLSSAGLGTMGFGLPAAIGAQVARPDATVVTVSGDGSFMMNVQELTTIKRRKLPVKILLIDNQKLGMVKQWQQLFFEERYSETDLSDNPDFVQLASAFDIPGRTIFSSDEVEEALTEMLAAKGPYLLHVAIDDAFNVWPLVPPGASNSDMMDEMEKQT, encoded by the coding sequence ATGGAACCAGGGCAGATGATTAGAGGCGCAGACGCAGTCATAAAAGTGTTGGCAGCACATGGTGTTACTACAGTATTTGGTTACCCAGGTGGTGCCATTATGCCAATCTACGATGCCCTCTATGGAAGCCCTGTTGAACATCTCTTAAGCCGCCACGAACAAGGCGCAGCCTTTGCCGCCGTAGGTTACGCCAGAGCCAGTGGTAAAACCGGCGTGTGCTTTGCGACCTCTGGCCCTGGTGCGACTAACCTAATCACTTCGCTTGCCGATGCGTTATTGGATTCTGTACCTGTTGTCGCTATCACGGGTCAGGTTTCAACCGCCGTGATTGGCACAGATGCGTTTCAAGAAATCGATGTATTGGGCATGTCCTTAAGCTGCACTAAGCACAGTTTTATGGTGACGGATGTCAACGATCTTATCCCGACCCTGTATCAAGCCTTCGAAATAGCAGCATCTGGCCGACCCGGCCCAGTGCTAGTTGATATCCCTAAGGATATTCAAATCGCGCAACTGGAATATCGCACTCCCTTGCTAGCGGTAACCAATGAGCCACAGGCGAGCGTCAGTGAGATTGAAGCGGCCCGCGCCCTGTTAGCAGCAGCGAAGCAGCCAATGTTGTACGTCGGTGGCGGCGTGGGGATGGCGGGCGCGGTCGATCAACTGCGGGAATTTATCAAAGCCACGGGTATGCCATCGGTCGCGACGTTAAAGGGCTTAGGCAGTATTGCCCATGGCACCCCAGGTTATTTAGGAATGTTAGGTATGCATGGCGGAAAGGCGGCCAACCTAGCGGTGCAGGATTGTGATTTATTAGTGGTTGCCGGTGCGCGCTTCGATGACAGGGTCACTGGTCGTTTAGCAACCTTTGCCAACAAGGCCAAAGTCATCCATTTGGATATCGATGCCGCCGAGCTGGGCAAATTGCGCCAGCCCGATGTGGCCATCGCAGGTGATTTACGCCAGATTTTCCCTGCCCTTGCTATGGCGCTGAACATCACGCCTTGGCAGGCAGAGGTTGAACATCTTGCCCGTAAACATCAATGGGATTATCAACATCCCGGCAGCTTAATCTACGCTCCTGCCATGCTGCGCCGTTTAGCCAATAAACTGCCCGAAGACAGCGTAGTGTGCTGTGATGTGGGCCAGCATCAAATGTGGGTTGCCCAGCATATGTGGTTCCGCCGCCCTGAAGATCATTTATCCAGCGCAGGGTTAGGCACTATGGGCTTTGGTTTACCTGCCGCTATCGGCGCCCAAGTGGCTCGCCCCGATGCAACTGTGGTCACAGTGTCTGGCGATGGCTCTTTTATGATGAACGTGCAGGAGCTGACCACCATCAAGCGCCGCAAATTGCCGGTGAAAATTCTGCTGATCGACAACCAGAAACTGGGGATGGTGAAGCAGTGGCAACAGCTATTCTTTGAAGAGCGCTACAGCGAAACCGATCTGTCAGACAATCCTGATTTTGTGCAACTCGCCTCGGCCTTCGATATTCCCGGCCGCACGATTTTCTCTTCCGACGAAGTGGAAGAGGCCTTAACCGAAATGTTAGCGGCTAAGGGACCCTATTTGTTACACGTAGCAATCGACGATGCTTTTAACGTTTGGCCACTGGTGCCCCCCGGCGCATCAAACAGCGATATGATGGACGAAATGGAGAAACAAACATGA
- the ilvM gene encoding acetolactate synthase 2 small subunit: MIHSLELTVQQRPEVIERVLRVTRHRGFTVTQMQMRMNDDASLSLDMEVDSERAIELLSNQLNKLIDVTQCKVLLPLNLQQQKVHA, translated from the coding sequence ATGATCCACTCCCTAGAATTAACGGTTCAACAACGCCCAGAAGTGATAGAACGTGTACTACGTGTGACTCGTCACCGTGGTTTTACGGTCACCCAAATGCAGATGCGGATGAACGACGATGCGAGTCTGTCGCTAGATATGGAAGTGGACAGCGAGCGCGCCATCGAGCTGCTCAGCAATCAACTGAATAAATTGATTGATGTCACTCAATGCAAGGTCTTGTTACCGCTAAACTTGCAACAACAAAAAGTACACGCATAA